Proteins encoded within one genomic window of Pygocentrus nattereri isolate fPygNat1 chromosome 9, fPygNat1.pri, whole genome shotgun sequence:
- the LOC108439474 gene encoding specifically androgen-regulated gene protein, which translates to MPASDTWPCNVAIEPLVSMNSAGSSDSMVSTNSGFSDDSMEHLSAEERACLMFLEETIESLEAEDDSGISNDEYDRLNRSPLTKVAHPSPVSQTKQEVVPFHDDSNKVLGKDYKSNRLLVPTPLILANGSARILKKTAEVGTPEQKAVPLVNKPNDSPLNSHNPPAMLAADDDPAHSSLNPKPTADQSKELADLPPAFIPEPPVMADSSNNSKTKDGPAKTKLSPTPNQKHQSGTSEMVIELIPPPTDFMDEPKLPPPPQTQSPEQSESQPKIQAQAQQKAQPQAQVELQAQTQAQPKAQPQAQTQPNIQPQAEVQLQPQTQAQAQPKAQPQAQTQPNTQPQAEVQLQPQTQAQPKAQPQAQTQPNTQPQAEVQLQPQTQAQPKAQPQAQTQPNTQPQAEVQLQPQTQAQAQPKAQPQAQAQLQPQTQVQTHPKAQPQTQAQSKAQPQTQAQLQTQAMTQSQPQPQDQHKKQTQPQPLPPPESITIAPPPGFDGQAEDDKPQSAVTPPSRGSLSPSELDKLRKKASVKKAPGVAPDVSAQPPYQRISDQASFPVSCTDGRPITAVEHSEPKSPPAVAPKPKKLPSNITLKSHKDSGPGHSLVTPGERIMANPQKVHIEALKKLGLLKAGEIDSSPSLSSSPPHRITPPHPFNTSTSAVLPIGDTAQVQSTTAEQHSAGDMQIKANLSSLASPNLVKGGRESPVIQRGQSPKPFEIKSASLERPGVGLKSVTDDHSSHSTGQEKTNVELSPGQLRKSRPRPASAGSRKDFGIDQLPSDPSREPDVRRSLGSSPIPSSTPPSTDSQKTPRSHGMISVVFTPNSKNGEERKQALRKLGLIRD; encoded by the exons ATGCCAGCGAGTGACACCTGGCCATGCAATGTTGCCATTGAACCTTTGGTCAGCATGAACAGTGCAGGTAGCAGTGACAGTATGGTCAGCACCAACTCTGGCTTT AGTGATGACAGTATGGAGCATCTCTCAGCTGAGGAACGTGCATGCCTCATGTTCCTGGAGGAGACAATTGAATCTCTGGAGGCAGAAGATGACAGTGGGATTTCCAATGATGAGTATGATCGATTGAATCGCAGTCCCCTAACCAAGGTGGCCCACCCTAGCCCTGTTAGCCAAACCAAACAAGAGG tggTACCATTCCATGATGATTCCAACAAAGTTTTGGGAAAAGACTATAAATCAAATAGACTGCTTGTGCCAACTCCGCTAATTCTAGCAAATGGCAGCGCTAGaattctgaaaaaaacagctgagGTCGGTACACCTGAACAAAAAGCAGTTCCATTAGTTAACAAGCCTAATGACTCTCCATTGAACTCTCACAATCCACCAGCTATGCTAGCTGCTGATGATGATCCTGCTCATTCCTCTCTGAACCCCAAACCAACTGCTGACCAGTCAAAGGAGCTGGCTGACTTGCCACCTGCTTTCATACCTGAGCCTCCTGTTATGGCCGACTCTTCCAACAACTCTAAAACTAAAGATGGCCCTGCTAAGACCAAGCTATCTCCCACACCAAACCAGAAGCACCAGAGTGGTACATCTGAGATGGTAATAGAGCTGATTCCTCCTCCAACAGACTTTATGGATGAGCCAAAACTCCCTCCTCCACCTCAAACACAGTCACCAGAACAGAGTGAATCCCAACCCAAAATACAAGCTCAAGCTCAACAGAAAGCACAACCTCAGGCCCAGGTTGAACTACAAGCTCAAACCCAAGCTCAACCCAAAGCACAACCTCAAGCCCAAACCCAACCCAACATACAACCTCAAGCCGAGGTCCAACTACAACCTCAGACACAAGCCCAAGCCCAACCCAAAGCACAACCTCAAGCCCAAACCCAACCCAACACACAACCTCAAGCCGAGGTCCAACTACAACCTCAGACACAAGCCCAACCCAAAGCACAACCTCAAGCCCAAACCCAACCCAACACACAACCTCAAGCCGAGGTCCAACTACAACCTCAGACACAAGCCCAACCCAAAGCACAACCTCAAGCCCAAACCCAACCCAACACACAACCTCAAGCCGAGGTCCAACTACAACCTCAGACACAAGCCCAAGCCCAACCCAAAGCACAGCCTCAAGCCCAGGCTCAACTACAACCTCAGACACAAGTCCAAACCCATCCCAAAGCACAACCTCAGACACAAGCCCAATCCAAAGCACAACCTCAAACACAGGCCCAACTACAAACCCAAGCCATGACACAATCTCAGCCTCAACCACAAGaccaacacaaaaaacaaacccaaCCACAACCTCTGCCACCTCCAGAAAGCATAACAATTGCCCCTCCACCAGGTTTTGATGGGCAGGCTGAGGATGACAAACCTCAAAGCGCGGTGACTCCACCTTCCAGAGgatcactgtcccctagtgaaCTGGACAAGTTACGTAAAAAGGCCTCAGTGAAGAAAGCCCCTGGAGTAGCACCAGATGTTTCAGCACAACCACCATACCAGAGAATTTCAGACCAGGCCAGTTTTCCTGTTTCATGTACGGATGGCCGTCCTATCACTGCAGTAGAACACAGCGAACCTAAAAGCCCACCAGCTGTGGCCCCCAAACCCAAGAAACTTCCTTCCAACATCACTCTTAAAAGCCACAAAGATTCTGGGCCTGGTCATTCTCTTGTTACGCCGGGCGAGCGTATTATGGCAAACCCACAGAAGGTGCACATTGAGGCCTTGAAGAAACTGGGCTTGTTGAAGGCTGGTGAGATTGACTCCAGCCCCAGCCTCAGTTCTAGTCCACCACACAGAATCACTCCACCTCATCCTTTTAATACAAGCACTTCAGCAGTACTACCTATTGGGGATACAGCCCAAGTTCAGTCAACAACTGCAGAGCAGCATTCAGCAGGGGACATGCAGATAAAAGCAAATCTGTCTTCCCTTGCAAGTCCAAACCTTGTcaaaggaggaagagaaagtCCAGTGATCCAGAGGGGCCAGAGTCCAAAGCCCTTTGAGATCAAATCAGCATCCTTGGAGCGACCAGGTGTGGGCCTAAAAAGTGTTACAGATGACCATTCCTCCCACTCAACAGGCCAAGAGAAGACTAACGTGGAATTGTCCCCTGGACAGTTACGAAAGAGCCGACCTCGACCTGCTTCTGCAGGAAGTCGCAAGGACTTTGGTATTGACCAGCTGCCTTCTGATCCAAGCAGAGAACCAGATGTCAGGAGGTCTCTTGGATCTTCCCCTATACCTTCATCAACTCCGCCAAGCACAGACTCGCAGAAGACTCCCCGTTCCCATGGTATGATTAGTGTGGTGTTCACACCAAACAGCAAGAATGGGGAAGAGCGCAAGCAGGCCCTGAGGAAACTGGGGCTGATAAGAGACTGA